ATTGCCGAGGAAACTTATGAACGCCCCCGCCATTAGTGCGACCATCACCTTCATCCCACCGCACGAATGCATTCTGCTGACGGGCGCCACCGGCTTTCTCGGGGGCTCGGTGGCCGCCCAACTGATCGCCAGTGGCCATGGCCCGGGCCTGCTCTTCCTGGTCCGCGCGCAAACGCCTGAGCAAGGCCTGCAACGCCTGCGCGACAACCTGCGCCAACACGGTGTCAGCGCAGCCCAGAGCAGGGCCCTGAGCGAGCAGCAGATCATCCTCGGCGACTTCCTCGACACCGCCTGGCTGGCTCGCGAAACCCCGCGCCTGATGCAAGTCGACCGGGTAATCAACTGCGCCGCGGTGGCCTCGTTCTCGAAGAACCCGACCATCTGGCCGGTCAACGTCGAAGGTACCTTCGCCTTTGCCCAGGTGCTCAGCCGCTCGCCACGCCTCAAGCGCTTCCTGCATGTCGGTACCGCCATGTGCTGTGGCCCACAGCGCGAATCGCCGATCAGCGAATCCTGGGAATTCCCCGAGGCCGAGCAGCAACTGGTGGACTACACCGCGTCCAAGGCCGAGATCGAGCAGCGCATGCGCCAAGCGCTGCCCACCCTGCCGCTGGTGGTGGCGCGCCCCTCCATCGTGGTCGGCCACCGCAGCCTGGGCTGCCAAGCCTCGGGCAGCATCTTCTGGGTATTTCGCATGGGCTTTGCCCTGGAAAGCTTCACCTGCGGCCTGGACGAGCAAATCGACGTGATCCCGGTGGACTACTGCGCCGAGGCGCTGATCGGGCTGACGCTCAAGCCGGCGCTGGGCCATGACCTGTACCACATCTCCGCCGGCCATGGCTCGGCCTGCACCTTCGCCGAGATCGACGAGGCCTTTGCCCTGGCCAACGGCGCCCAACCGGTAGGCGAGCGCTACCGCAAGGTCGAGCCGGACGACCTCAAGTCCCTGGCCAGCAGCTTCGCAACCCGCATCGGCCCGGCCAACCCACGCCTGGTGCTGCGTGCGCTGCGCCTGTACAGCGGCTTCGCCGACCTCAACTACCTGTTCGACAACAGCCGCCTGCTCGAAGAAGGCATCGCGGTGCCGCCGCGCTTCACCGACTACCTGGATGTCTGCGTGAAGTCCTCCAGCGGGGTGAGCATCGCCACGCAGATGCAGGCGGATTTCAAGTAAGCCTGGGGTTGCCG
The window above is part of the Pseudomonas muyukensis genome. Proteins encoded here:
- the cprA gene encoding cationic peptide resistance protein CprA (CprA (cationic peptide resistance A) is an SDR family oxidoreductase by homology), with amino-acid sequence MNAPAISATITFIPPHECILLTGATGFLGGSVAAQLIASGHGPGLLFLVRAQTPEQGLQRLRDNLRQHGVSAAQSRALSEQQIILGDFLDTAWLARETPRLMQVDRVINCAAVASFSKNPTIWPVNVEGTFAFAQVLSRSPRLKRFLHVGTAMCCGPQRESPISESWEFPEAEQQLVDYTASKAEIEQRMRQALPTLPLVVARPSIVVGHRSLGCQASGSIFWVFRMGFALESFTCGLDEQIDVIPVDYCAEALIGLTLKPALGHDLYHISAGHGSACTFAEIDEAFALANGAQPVGERYRKVEPDDLKSLASSFATRIGPANPRLVLRALRLYSGFADLNYLFDNSRLLEEGIAVPPRFTDYLDVCVKSSSGVSIATQMQADFK